The genomic segment GGAATAGTCCCACTTAAAAACCAACTTGCAGATAAAATACCTAACATTATAAAAATAAAAAGAAGTGGATAGGATTTTTCTCCACCGATTTTAGCAAGAATAAGAGTTTGCTTTAAACTTTTAAATCTAATTGAAGATAGGGTTACAGCTAATAAAAAAAGAAAAATGCAGATGTACAATTTGTCCTCCTGATATTTAAAAATAAATTACTGTTATTAACAAGGTTATAGCATCTAGTTTCAAACAAAGCAACAGAGATTTTTTTCTTGGAAAAATTAAAAATATATATTATTATATACGGAATACAAAAGTTAGGAGAGATTAATGAATATTATAAATTTACTAGATTCAATATTTTCTAATAATAGAATAGTAGGGGTAATATCCTCCTCTATTTTAATAATTGCCTTGGGGATATATTTGGGGAAAAAAGAGATTATAAAAAGAGAGGCTTCTAAAGCATTAAGTGATGTGGTACTATTTGTATCTATTCCAGCTCTTTCCTATAATGCATTTATGAAAGATTTTCAAAGTAGTATATTTCACGAGGGATTAAATTTATTTTTATGGAGTTTAGGACTTCATATTTTAATGATTTTTGGAATGAAGTTATTTTATTTAAAATATGAGGGAGATAAAAGATTGACCCTTGAAATTTTAAGTACATTTGGAGCTGTTACAGCCTTTGGAATTCCAGTTATACAAGCGTTATATGGAGATTTAGGAATTATTTATGCATCTATTTATTCAATAGCTTATAGAATATTTTTATACTCTTATGGTTATATAATGATGTCTGGGATGAAAATGAATAAAAGTAATTTAAAAAGTATATTTTTAAATCCAGTTATATTAGCGACATTTTTAGGATTATTTATATGGCTATTCCAAGATCATTTACCTCAAGTTATGGTAGATGGAAAATCTTACTGTATTTTTAGAACAGATAAAACCATGTATTGGATATATAAGCCTATGGCATATTTAGCAGAACTTTGCTCTCCTTTAGCTTGGCTAGCTGCGGGATTAAAACTTTCTGAAGTAAGTTTTAAAAATGCTATGAAAATAAAAGTAGCTTGGTATTATTCCTTAATTAAAGTTTTAATTTTGCCTTTGGGTTCTCTTGTTCTTGTGAAAAGTTTAAGTGCATTGGGAATAATACCTTTAACAGGTTTAGGATTAGCTACTGTTGTTATTATGATGAGTACTCCTACAGCTTCAGTTACAATAGCCTATGCAATAAAATA from the Cetobacterium ceti genome contains:
- a CDS encoding AEC family transporter, with product MNIINLLDSIFSNNRIVGVISSSILIIALGIYLGKKEIIKREASKALSDVVLFVSIPALSYNAFMKDFQSSIFHEGLNLFLWSLGLHILMIFGMKLFYLKYEGDKRLTLEILSTFGAVTAFGIPVIQALYGDLGIIYASIYSIAYRIFLYSYGYIMMSGMKMNKSNLKSIFLNPVILATFLGLFIWLFQDHLPQVMVDGKSYCIFRTDKTMYWIYKPMAYLAELCSPLAWLAAGLKLSEVSFKNAMKIKVAWYYSLIKVLILPLGSLVLVKSLSALGIIPLTGLGLATVVIMMSTPTASVTIAYAIKYNKEAIMASSCSLLSTVSSIVLLPVVIIILQIFS